The Eublepharis macularius isolate TG4126 chromosome 12, MPM_Emac_v1.0, whole genome shotgun sequence genomic sequence gtgagttaATTTAGGCTGAGGAAGATGGAGAAAAAGATAGAGggtgagggagggaaagacaaatGTGCCTGCAGATACCCAACAGACTTTGCAATTGTTAAACTAGAGATTTTaaacaagggctgcttccacacacgttggataatcctctttcaatactctttagtgaacatttggaactgcttttccatgtgtggaacaaaaaatccacttccaaaggattgctaaagtgcattgaaagtgcattattcaacgtgtatggaaatggccaaggtcttATGGCTAAGAACATAGAATTAGGAAACCCACTAAAATTTTTCTTTAGTTTTATAGAAACTGTTCCCATGAAATGTTTGGATCATTGTTTGAATCCCACAACTGACTTCAAAATTTGATTAAGTAGAGTTCCATTTATCTTCCACAAAAGATGAAACGGAGGGTGAGAAGTCATGCAGCTATAGGCACATGTTTTTTCTCCCCTAgactaaaaaaagaagaagaagaagaagaagaagacgatCTTGGGTGAATGCTTTCTGAATGAAACTATTGCTGAATAATTGctggattttatattttatatttttgaagGGACATTGCTTCTGTTTCTCAGTCACTCTTGTTGAAACTTTGCGTTGTTAAGGGGCTATGGTTCTTTTAGATTTGGTgacaataaataaacaagtgTTGATGGAAAAAAAGATTTATTAATCTAAAGAAGTTTACAGAAATAAACAAGTCCAGAACAGACAGTATGCCTACTCCCCTACACTGCTGCCAAGAACTCTGGGAAATGATAATGGGCagacctctcagggccaagctacacatgacgaatgacacttgaacggcaagtgtatttctccctgttcacttgccctccactcaatccacttgccgttcaagtgtcattcgtcatgtgtagcttggccctcattctcaTCAGTTACACAGCACTGTTCTGCAGTTCAGCTTGAACTAGGGTTCTGCTGTGTAGGGATTCTCTGAGCTTATATAGAAACTGGCTAGCTGCAGCTGTGCACTGGTTTTTCTTTAGTTGGTCTTAGAAAGGTGTGAGTACTCAGAGCCACCTGATAAGCAGTACAACCCCCATACCAGGAACATAGTTTAACTCCCAAACATCCCACTTCCCAGTACAGTGGAATGTAAACAGACAGGGATATGAGGGATTGTTTATACGTGTTCTGAATACACACTGACAGAGCTTGATATTTACCAGACTGAACAGCAAAACATTTGATAACCTGTGGGAATTGTTtattaactctgtttagaacaTGATGAATTAAGGAAAAGAATTGTACACGGTATatctataaatgaatgaatatattATGAACTTTGTACTGATTAAGTTAATGTTGAATCACTTAGAGGAATAGTATTGATTTGTAACAGAGAGACCTTCTGTAATTTTATCTTAGTCATGTGCCTTTTTCATTCTTTCTATAAAAATTGTGATGTTCTAAGATATTTgagtatataatttttttttcatttgttatCCCAGACAGAATGGAGAATCAGACGGAGGTTACTTACTTCATACTGAGAGGCCTAACAGATCGACATGACACCCAGAAATTCTTGTTTGCTGTCTTCTTGGTCCTCTATCTAGCAAGTCTGCTAGGAAACGGTGCTATTGTATGTGTGGTGGTGACAGAGAGCCGACTTCACacacccatgtatttcttcctcagtaACTTGTCTTGCCTGGACATTTGCTATTCAGTGGTCATCATTCCTAAGATGCTTGATGGCTTCCTCTTGGCCCACCGAAGAATCTCCTTTATTGGATGTATTGCTCAGCtccatttctttcatttcttgGGCAGCAGTGAGGCTCTTCTCCTGGCAGCAATGGCATATGACCGATATGTGGCCATATGCAACCCACTGCACTACCCAGTCATAATGTGCCAAAGAGCATGTCTTCTACTGGTGGCAGCCACATGGACCATGGGATTCTTCCATGCCCTGATGCACTCCATCATGACCTCCCAACTGTACTTCTGTGGCCCCAATATCATTGATCATTTCTTTTGTGACATCAAGCCGCTCCTGAGACTGGCCTGCAGTAGCACAATGCTGAACCTCATCCTCCTCAACGTTGTCACTGGCTCAATTGTCCTGATCCCATTTGTCTTAACTCTCCTCTCTTACCTTTATATCATCTCCTTCCTGTTCTTGAAGGTCCAGTCACATAATGGGAGATGGAAAGCCTTCTCCACCTGCAGCTCCCATCTCACAGTTGTAGGGCTGTTTTATGTGCCAGTGCTGTTCAACTACCTACCTCCATCTTCAGGAGGCTCACCACGAAGAGACATGGTCGCCACCCTCATGTACAGTGTAGTCACCTCTTTTTTGAACCCCGTGATATACACCCTCAGGAATCAGGAAATGAAAACAGCCCAGAGGAAAAGCTTGGGTGGGCTACTGAATTCTGTACGGATGTGAGTATAATGAGAAATTTGTGATGCTGTCTcctgaagtgggcaattaatatAACAGTGTGAGAACTTCTGTGTGGGGTGAAAAACCCAGCCCCAACATGGAAATGTATTTTAAGGAAGGGGAAATTTTGTGTTAGGAAAACTTTTAAAGGAGAAATAGCTGCTGTCCTTATTTTCAGTGTCCAGACTCCGGACCAGGTGAAATAAGAACATTTGTTATCTGAAGTGGGACATTTTGGTTAAGCTGAGTACAGTTCAGCTTTTGAAGATTTCTGGAGAAGGTGCAAAACCCACTTTTTCAAACAAAAATCTTGTGGCCTGCTGAGTGGGAATCCTATGTTGCTTTCACTATGACCTGCATTAGTTTATTATGAAGtactgctttaatttggttgtggtggccccaccctggtGTTTGACTGTCAGAGTCAGCTTGTGGGAATCCAGACCCTACACACTACAAATAGTAATGTGTGTAGTTTGACTCTTAAAAAGTCTAAAGCCTAGTTCTACCTGAACAGCTAAACCTGGATCTATGCTGTGCAGACAGTTGCAGGACACCCATGACTGAAAGGCAAAAAAACACCCCTCATTGAAAATTAGCAGTTCAGGGAGAACGATTCTGGCCTATTTGTCTCCCTGACctgctagtagggttgccaacctccagatgatggCTGGAAatttcctgaaattacaactaatttccagtTTACAGAAAAGAAttgccctagagaaaatggctgcgttggaaggtggactctatggcattatacccagcgatacaggaacggtgggtgatgctggcggcatctgtgtttgtgtttggccgtctgtgtttggctgtcagagctgtctagcagggtttgcagggaggagtttggagtgcccatggctacagaacacccccttccccctcccttccctggatgtcttctcccaacttgtgattgctttgctgttccatggttggaaggaagccctgctgatcaaggaaagctgggcttccattcgggtttccagggcgacagaaggagagcaaacagagctcaggcattcccctgcccccgttgccaggggaataggttgctggcacctgagtgtctggatccccgatgcAAGCCTGgatgccctgatccaggcccctcccagtCGCTGAatcattggccatggccaatcatgatccgccgggtcatgatcacgcaatcaccattatcgtgggttttttccgatcgtaatgtggatcatgcccatctgtagtcaTAACTGCTAGGGAAAAAACATTTTCTGTCTCTCCTAGGGCTGCCCTGCTTGCATAGCCCATCTTTTCAATAATGGGACAGGGCTGGCATCTCTCATTATCAACAAACTTGGTGGAACAGAACTCCATTGGCAACACACAGCCAATTTTTAAATACAGTTCTTGGCCTAAATGAGAAGTGAAAGTACTAAATTGGGCTAGGGGGCATTTTTCTAAAGACAGAGTGCAGTTCTCATCATTTTGAGAAGCAAGAACAGGATAAAAAgtattttcatttatttgcttacttcatttatatcccacttttctccataaTCCGgaccccaaagtggcttgcaacatattcccattctgcattttaaactcacaataatcctgtgacgTAGGTCAGGCTAAGAATGCCCACCCAGTGAGATTTCATGGCAGAGTTAGGATTCAAATCTAGACTGCCCAGATCTTAgcccaaaactctaaccactgtccATAAAATAAGGATAAACATACAAAATAAGATTGATGGAGGAGAATCACTGACCCATGGCATATATTTCTCTGCAGGATGCTGCAGTCACCAATCTCTTTGCCATTAGTTCAAGAAGAGGCAGTATAGCTAGTTATAATCAAAACATCACTCCTTTGTCACTCCTTTGGCATAGTGTTaaaagcagtgggactctaatctggagaacccggtttgattccccactcctccacttgtagccaactgggtgaccttgggtcagtcacagcttctaggagctctctcaggcccacccaacTCACAAGGCGATTATCGTtgtgatgataatgataacatactttgtaaaccactctgagtgggcattaaattgtcctgaggggcggtatataaatcgaatgttgttgttgtaatcaTCAGAGTCACGAACTTACCTTTTGAGGGCACATGGTAGCCAAAGTTTGTCTTCAGTAATTTCAGCATGAGAAAGCTAAGCCTTGACCTTAAAtcattcccattgaaatcaatgggatttgcaTCAAAATTGCCTCAGCATCTCCCCCATGTAATAAGGGGACAGGATGCTATCTTACATGGCACAAAAATGCATGTCTTCATAGCACTTTGAATCTCTGAGAAAAACagcattatttatttgcttgaaacttggctATACTGCCTTTTcacccaattcagggtccccaaggtgagACACTAAAACATTTTAAGCATAAAAAGAAATACTTAAAACAATTAgataaaacataatataaacatACATTAAAAAGTCATAGAGATGTTAAAGATCGTTAATTGCTATTCAGGACTGCAGAACCCAAATTCATGGCAAAGTGCTTGAACTCATGAAGTTGTCTTGTGCTGAGTTATCATCACCTGAGAGCATTAAACTGAAAATTCTGGTAACTGAACTCGGGGCTTCTTGCATGCTAAAGATGTCATCAGCTAATGAGGAACAATCCATGTGCCTTTGACCTGACAGAGATCATCATGACCAAAAGCTGACCCTTGCTTTCTTTAAATGTCAGGTGACAAATCTGTGACAGAAGCTGGAATAAGCCAAAGTGGACAATCTCAAACTGACCATAAagctcaagactagagatgggcacgatccgcattacgaacgt encodes the following:
- the LOC129339327 gene encoding olfactory receptor 12D1-like, whose protein sequence is MENQTEVTYFILRGLTDRHDTQKFLFAVFLVLYLASLLGNGAIVCVVVTESRLHTPMYFFLSNLSCLDICYSVVIIPKMLDGFLLAHRRISFIGCIAQLHFFHFLGSSEALLLAAMAYDRYVAICNPLHYPVIMCQRACLLLVAATWTMGFFHALMHSIMTSQLYFCGPNIIDHFFCDIKPLLRLACSSTMLNLILLNVVTGSIVLIPFVLTLLSYLYIISFLFLKVQSHNGRWKAFSTCSSHLTVVGLFYVPVLFNYLPPSSGGSPRRDMVATLMYSVVTSFLNPVIYTLRNQEMKTAQRKSLGGLLNSVRM